In the Streptomyces sp. BHT-5-2 genome, one interval contains:
- a CDS encoding DUF5926 family protein → MAKKRRPQPRAAAVQTKDGARCAAPEGSYPVVGAREPCPCGSGRRYKACHGRQAAHAVTELVRRPFEGLPGECDWVALRELVPAATASLTLKGGLPEGVPSVTLATVLPMAWPALRRDNGAVLLGLQNDTSSGDISRDLADTLQRALTTEPGHPVAAGRPPLDGPRLQDLLDPDAPFEPSVHTGFEFWVENAENATAEVAASLERANAAAIPTARIPGLEGAYWCEAPEKNHLRWVTAHPEEQLLDALARLHAAGASSLGEGTRLVGSFRAHGLVVPVWDLPSSMGADEVAGPAAAFQERLAKALATDTPLTAEERRARGGLTNRQVTLS, encoded by the coding sequence ATGGCCAAGAAGCGCCGTCCCCAGCCCCGGGCCGCAGCAGTACAGACCAAGGACGGCGCCCGTTGCGCGGCGCCCGAGGGTTCCTACCCGGTGGTCGGCGCCCGCGAGCCCTGCCCGTGCGGTTCCGGCCGCCGCTACAAGGCGTGCCACGGCCGGCAGGCGGCGCACGCCGTCACCGAGTTGGTACGGCGCCCCTTCGAGGGGCTGCCCGGCGAGTGCGACTGGGTCGCGCTGCGTGAGCTGGTGCCCGCCGCCACCGCGTCGCTGACGCTCAAGGGCGGCCTGCCCGAGGGCGTCCCGTCGGTGACGCTGGCGACCGTGCTGCCGATGGCCTGGCCCGCGCTGCGCCGGGACAACGGCGCGGTGCTGCTCGGCCTGCAGAACGACACCTCCTCCGGCGACATCAGCCGGGACCTCGCCGACACCCTCCAGCGGGCGCTGACCACCGAGCCCGGCCACCCGGTCGCGGCCGGCCGGCCCCCCCTCGACGGCCCGCGCCTGCAGGACCTGCTGGATCCGGACGCGCCTTTTGAGCCGTCCGTCCACACCGGCTTCGAGTTCTGGGTGGAGAACGCCGAGAACGCCACCGCCGAGGTCGCCGCCTCCCTGGAGCGGGCCAACGCCGCGGCCATCCCGACCGCCCGGATTCCGGGCCTGGAAGGCGCGTACTGGTGCGAGGCGCCGGAGAAGAACCACCTGCGCTGGGTCACCGCGCACCCCGAGGAGCAGCTGCTCGACGCGCTCGCCCGGCTGCACGCCGCCGGTGCCTCCTCACTGGGCGAAGGCACCCGGCTGGTGGGCTCCTTCCGGGCACACGGCCTGGTCGTCCCGGTGTGGGACCTGCCGTCCTCGATGGGCGCCGACGAGGTCGCCGGCCCGGCCGCCGCCTTCCAGGAGCGGCTGGCCAAGGCGCTCGCCACGGACACCCCGCTGACCGCCGAGGAGCGCCGGGCCCGCGGCGGTCTCACCAACCGTCAGGTCACCCTGAGCTGA
- a CDS encoding ATP-binding protein, protein MARRRMREELLARGVQDTVVDDATLVLSELLSNACRHARPIHENRTPDSDGTSGDPGGSDGSVRASWRIDGQGRLTIAVTDGGGPTRPIPATPSITARGGRGLAIIRSLAKDWGVRDSARGEVTVWAALSLQGAFATRVDLAADLTADLATDLSSDLTSELATDRTRELTGLPLSLRKSRTGGPARPHRNGRGPAGPTFTEFDELP, encoded by the coding sequence ATGGCCAGGCGACGCATGCGAGAAGAGCTGTTGGCAAGGGGAGTTCAGGACACAGTCGTCGATGACGCGACCCTGGTCCTCTCGGAACTACTGAGCAACGCGTGTCGCCATGCGCGTCCGATACACGAGAACCGCACACCGGATTCCGACGGCACGTCAGGCGACCCCGGCGGCTCCGACGGCTCCGTCCGCGCTTCCTGGCGCATCGACGGCCAGGGGCGGCTGACCATCGCGGTCACCGACGGCGGCGGTCCGACCCGCCCGATTCCGGCCACACCGTCCATCACCGCCCGCGGCGGCCGCGGGCTGGCCATCATCCGCTCGCTCGCCAAGGACTGGGGCGTCCGCGACAGCGCCCGTGGCGAGGTGACGGTCTGGGCCGCGCTCTCCCTTCAAGGCGCTTTCGCTACGCGCGTGGACCTGGCGGCCGACCTGACGGCCGATCTGGCGACGGACCTGTCGTCCGACCTCACATCCGAGTTGGCGACCGACCGCACGCGCGAGCTGACCGGGCTCCCGCTCTCCCTGCGGAAGTCCCGCACCGGCGGCCCGGCCCGCCCGCACCGCAACGGCCGCGGCCCGGCGGGCCCGACCTTCACCGAGTTCGACGAACTGCCGTAG
- a CDS encoding glycerophosphodiester phosphodiesterase family protein yields MTYRRPTEDARPDRPAIVAHRGASDDAPEHTLAAYRQAIEDGADALECDVRMTADGHLVCVHDRRVNRTSNGRGAVSALELADLAALDFGSWKDVLAAQGVLTDPTRADGRPVDADEEPDRQNENAERTSVLTLERLLELVADADRRVELAIETKHPTRWAGQVEQRLVDLLARFGHTKPATRDWTPPVRVMSFSARSLHRVRAAAPGIPGVYLMQFLTPRHRDGRLPPGVRIAGPGVRILRAHPEYVTRAHRAGHRVHVWTVNDPADVEMCRELGVDAIITNRPKQVRLQLDAGRDLSDPPAGRP; encoded by the coding sequence GTGACCTATCGACGCCCCACCGAGGACGCCCGCCCGGACCGGCCCGCGATCGTGGCCCACCGGGGCGCGTCCGACGACGCGCCGGAGCACACCCTGGCCGCCTACCGCCAGGCGATCGAGGACGGCGCGGACGCCCTGGAGTGCGATGTCCGGATGACCGCCGACGGGCATCTGGTCTGCGTCCACGACCGGCGGGTGAACCGCACCTCCAACGGGCGCGGCGCGGTCTCGGCGCTGGAGCTGGCCGACCTCGCGGCGCTGGACTTCGGATCCTGGAAGGACGTCCTGGCCGCGCAGGGCGTTCTGACGGACCCGACGCGGGCCGACGGCCGGCCGGTGGACGCCGACGAGGAGCCGGACCGGCAGAACGAGAACGCCGAGCGGACGTCCGTACTGACCCTGGAGCGGCTGCTGGAACTGGTCGCGGACGCGGACCGGCGGGTCGAGCTGGCCATCGAGACCAAGCACCCCACGCGCTGGGCCGGGCAGGTCGAGCAGCGCCTGGTCGACCTTCTCGCGCGCTTCGGCCACACGAAACCGGCCACCCGCGACTGGACGCCGCCGGTCCGCGTCATGAGCTTCTCCGCCCGCTCCCTGCACCGCGTGCGCGCCGCCGCGCCGGGCATCCCCGGCGTCTACCTGATGCAGTTCCTCACCCCCCGCCACCGGGACGGCCGGCTGCCGCCGGGAGTGCGCATCGCGGGCCCCGGCGTACGGATCCTCCGTGCGCACCCGGAGTACGTCACCAGGGCGCACCGGGCGGGCCACCGGGTCCACGTCTGGACCGTCAACGACCCGGCGGACGTGGAGATGTGCCGCGAACTGGGCGTGGACGCGATCATCACCAACCGCCCCAAACAGGTACGCCTCCAACTCGACGCCGGCCGCGACCTGTCGGATCCGCCCGCCGGCAGACCCTAG